From Desulforegula conservatrix Mb1Pa:
ATTACAATTTATAAACTCCAGAGGAAGATCATAAAAGTTTAAACTAAAAAGGCTTTCTGTATGGTTGATACAGGAAGGAACAGCTCATAAGGAGAATCCGGAAGCTGAATGAAACCAAATTTCTTATAAAATGAAACCGCCATATCATCCTTGGCATCCACAAAGAAGCCGACTATTCCGAGATTATCTGAGACTGAAATAATTCTTTTAAATGAATCTATAAGCAGCACAGAGCCAAAGCCATTGCCTTGATAAGCTTTATCCACTGCAAGGCGAGCAAGCTTTGCTGCTGGTATTTTTCTGGGGTATTTCTTTGCAAAAGCTTTAGGCATTTTTTCTGAGACTATTTCACATGCACACAGGGTATAAAATCCAATTATTTTTGAAGAGCCTTCAGATTCCGTGAGTACAAATGTCCTTGAAATACCCTTGACCATATGCTGACGGGCAATATTATTCAGATACGCATTAAGCTCCGGAGAACCGCAGTCGAATTTGGCCCTGT
This genomic window contains:
- a CDS encoding GNAT family N-acetyltransferase; translated protein: MACISVISTEHDRAKFDCGSPELNAYLNNIARQHMVKGISRTFVLTESEGSSKIIGFYTLCACEIVSEKMPKAFAKKYPRKIPAAKLARLAVDKAYQGNGFGSVLLIDSFKRIISVSDNLGIVGFFVDAKDDMAVSFYKKFGFIQLPDSPYELFLPVSTIQKAFLV